A region of the Anolis carolinensis isolate JA03-04 chromosome 1, rAnoCar3.1.pri, whole genome shotgun sequence genome:
TACGGCAACCCCATTCCAAATAGACAGCCACAGACAGAACAAGCTTGTGGCTATAAGATGGGTCATAAGGATAATATGGTTCAATCACATCTTGGAACCTTAGCCCAATAGACTGTGTTCAACATCTTcgaagtcacccagtcttctgtgtgccagcccgaaaaactcacagcaatccagactGTGTCCAGTTGCATTTCCACATAAATTTACTTGTGCAAGTTGCCTACTGAAGCAACTGCAACTTCCACCATTATGGGCTTTGCTGGCTAAGGCTAAATGCAAGTGtcgcccaacaacatctggaaagccacaagTTACCACTCCATAATAGATTGTGTTTAACAGAGAGCGGTTGGATCAAGTGAATTGGTAAATTATGTTGGAGTGGATTGGTGCTTACATCCAGATGATTTTAATCATCTGGTTGTGGCATTCAGTAATATGTGTAAACCAACTAACTAAATTCCACTGAGATAAAAACACTGGCAATGTTTGAATTGTGTGTTTTCCAAATCTAATGGGAAAGTATTgtgatatattaaaaaaaacccatgtccACAAGAGTGTTTTTAGCTGTAGAACAACATCTGTTCAACACAAATACAAGCtggaaaaattaaattaaatcagaCAAAATGTTCACTTCTTGTATCATGGGGTATTTCCTGACCTGGATGAATTTCAGTGTCTCCCTATTGAAAGAAACTCTTGTTTGTCCTAATTTATAGCCCCTGCCGCAACAAAAAACACCCTGATTagttgggacttgtagtttttggTGTTTTTGTTCCAGTGATTTTTCATTTACAAAAGGAAAGCTCCTATACATGGCTGATTTTTGGGTACATGCTTTGCAACTGTACAGGCACCTATGCCATAGATTCCCTATACTGTCAGTCTAATCCTCCTGTGAGAACGATCCTTAATatactagagcagtagttctcaatccgtgggtccccagatgttttggccttcaactcccagaaatactaacagctggtaaactggctgggatttctgggagttgaagaccaaaacacctggggacccacaggttgagaaccactgctttattgtTTGGAAATAAGAGACTCAGGCTAGTTTTTCTCCTCTGGCGGGACTCGAACCAGAGTGTTGAGGGACTCTTTTACGTCAAAGGTGGGAGCCTTAACCGCTGAGCCATGACTGGTCCCAGGAATTCTGCTTGGAACCCCCAAAGATATGTCAACACTGGCATGAGCCTTTCTTTCTCCACCAGCTCCTATGGGAGGGAGAATGGGCCAGAGGCTCCCGCAAGAAACAGGAAGCCTGAGCTGGGATGGTTCAAGACCGAAGACATACTTTCCCAATCCCCAGGATTTGAATTCTAATGCTGCATAATTGGAAACACAGACACCCAAAAGGGGAGCTCATGGGTTTCCCTTTTTTTTGAatggctattttaaaaatatttcaaactttGAAACGTTGAACTTTCAGAAAACTTCCACGGCAGCACGCAACTTCCACGGcagaggagggagctgctgctgcgGGGgacagataaatggcttcaatgggccacatgtggccctcgggccttagtttggggacccctgctctatgcagTAACGTGcagtgggccaacatgcccaacaaaaacacaagtgcagccaggctcccaaacaagtggcagactttttgtaaaacataatattttggtgcttaatttgtaaaatcttaacgcaatttgacatttaataggcttttccttaatcccttgttattatccaacattttcgcttatccaacattctgctggcccgtttatgttggataaatgagactctactgtatttcagtatcTTCCAACTTCGGCACCTGGAGGTTAtgcacgattccggccacagggggttgATGTCGCATCATCCAATTCATCCACTATGACGCTGAGCCCTTTTTGAtagtagtatttcctccttgttctttgattaCTAgcattttttatggtgtcgtaaaataccttccCGCTTTTTAAGTGATGCCtaattctctacttacagctcagttgttttcaaactgtttaGATGGACAGTTGGGTGCTCAGTCTGACTTGGGCTTGAACTTGCTACTTTCTGGTCAGCAGTGCTCTATTGCTGCTGGGagttttggtgaggcactagcattctttggcagagaaggcttaagaccctggaaaactgcagttcccaagattccatagctttgagtcatGGTGATTAAAATAGtgccaaactatattaattctgcagtgtagcatAGCATAGCCAGTTGGGGGCacactgggatttgcagttcaacaTCTGCAATACTGCAATTCACTTTCATCCTCAGATTcatccagtattcaaatttgggcatatcaggtatgtgtgccaagtttagtccagatccatcgttgtttgggttcacagtgctatctggatgtaggtgaactacaactcctataaatcaggatcaattccccccaaacctctccagtatttttcgttggtcatgagggttctgtgtgccaaatttggtccaggttcaTTGTCAGTGTGGGTCACAGTGCTCTTTcttgatgcagggtaaactacaacttcccttATGTTGAGCCAGTCCCCTGACCccttcagtatgttcagttgctgaccaAGTCCATTCTGTTTGCTGTGCGCCATATAAAAGATTAGGAAACGGTTATAGGAGAGGAGATGGATggaatcatgcaaattccacaccaatggagatagtaagaaacactgaaatgtctttggtggaggaaacacataaaatctagaatgaaattgtccctgtaggaAAGCATTCACTTGGGTTTGTGGAGAACAATGGTAGGGGTTGCCGGCTCTTGTACATATTCACAGCGCtatctataacctgcaatgtcattggaaggagggccTTTAGTGGTTCCTCAGTGGTGGGGATCATagttgtttgtggaagtgggagccccagctacatacatacatacatacatacatacatacatacatacatagttttacttttattatggatcTAGACCTAGACTAGTTAAAGctcactagcagtcagagaagtgGAGTTTAATTTCCACACATTTTTGTTCCAGATCCAGTACATGGGATTGGTCTACATGCAACAGCAGTATCTGAAAAATCACTCTTCACAATCTTGTCATGCTTTCAGAAATGATTGACAGAGAAGCTCAAGCCAATGTGACTGTCGAAAGATTTCAAACCAATCTACAGAGCAAATGTGAAGTTATCTCTGCCCCATATTTCCATCTCAGAGACTCCTTATCCAGCGTGGGAGGCACAACACATACTGttaagggaagaaaaagagagagacagcTATAGATCAGATTGAAAATACTGTAGTATAGCAAAGTCATTTACATAAGTATTCATATTTTATCAAAGGTagaagtatagactcatatagtgcaatttaatgcagttaaactgcaatatgaaactgcattatatgacagtgtagatggggcctcagggtccttctacacatggctaaaaacccagaagtaaccagGATGAAAGGGGAGTGGTGGCTTTTAGCCAAAATGTGGGCGAaattgggttaacagctgaaaagcacgggTTAAAAAATTTTGCTCCAAAGATGTGCagctttgcatgactgtatacctctgcagtcatgcaaaacatgtgctttccttcccttccccttgtgTGGACTGCTCAAGTGCACATGCTTGTTTTAAAATACTAAACATCTGTGAAAAAAATgcagccacagacacacaggtggctcaagggaagcTCAAGTGGAAATCAATTAGAACTTTCTAAAATCATTCCTTTCTTTtgatatttataatattaaacacgCCTTGAATTTAGAGTTGGGTGAAATCAGTCTTCTAGAAATCATTCAATGGCATTCAAAATGCATCCCGGAATGAAGTTTCTCCAACAGCCTCCAtttttatgatttccattttgaggGCCAAAGCTATGCTTTTTTAACATACTTGGGGGAGCTGGTGAGGCAGTCGTATCTGCTCTCCTCTTTTCCTCTCCATTTTGCTGTTCATGCACGttcagtaagggattctggaaatAGCTCCTGTTTAACTTATTGGTTGCAGGCAGGCTCAAACAGCTACAGTAGGATTGGATACAAGAATCCAAGACTCTTGGAAGGGAAACTTATTGCTTTGTTTATGGAATACATGCAGCTGCAACCTAACACACAAAACGTGTGTTTCTCCATCATTGCTCTATTATCCCCCTagtgctgatgctgctaaaaaaaGCTAGCAGATCAGAGGACGCGGAGGAAAGGGAGTGTGCTAGATGAAAGTAAAAtcacttgttttttaaaaagcttctttgtcagagggtTTGTTAACAGAGGTGTGGTGTATAGTTCTGAAGGGAGCAAATCCTGTTCCTACCCATTTCTCAAGTAGTACTTGCAAACGGATGGGAATTTCCATGAGACAACATAGTCATTCCAGGTGACATGTCCTGAAAAAGATAGAGAAAGTGCTAATTGATAGTTGTTTGGAATTAATAAAGACCACAGACTCCCTTCCAAATGTACTGAAATACAATTTAGTTACTCGGTCAGTTGGGTGGAACTTAGATATACACAGTAACAGCTTGGAAGTGCTGCCCTAGGAAGCAGCCAGCACTGAAATGGTCGGTTCCATGTAAAGCTAACTTGTAGATACGGCCACAAAATatgcagctacagtagagtctcgcttatccagcattcacttatctaacattctggattatccaacgcagtctgccttttagtagtcagtgtttttgtgcagtcaatgttttcaatacattgcgatgttttggtgctaaatttataaatacagtaattactacataacgttaccgtgtattgaacgactgttgatttgttgtaaaacatgttttggtgcttaatttgtaaaattataacgtaatacgatgtttaataggcttttccttaatccctccttattatccaacatttttgcttatccaacgttctgccggcccatttatgttggataaacgagaccctactgtacttcCATCTCAGCTGCTGCTTCTTCTGGGTTACCCTCAGTTTTGCCTCCCCCTTTTTACAATGTGAAGAGTAAGCTCCCTCTGCCGTCTCTCATGGCTGGAGATGAGTGGTTGCCCCATTCTAACATGTCACAATGGGGCAGGGAGGTTAGCAAGTTGGTTGCATCAATCCACACATGAGTAACATGAAGTGGAGGGGCTGTgacccccatgtgatgaagtgtaTTTTCACCTTAGGCACCAGAAGTGCTTGAGCCAACCTTGGATTTGAGCCACAGTCTTCCACATGACCATATCATGACATACCATCATCTTCATAGAGAGGATGAAATATCTGTGATTGGTTACCAAGACCTTTTCAGTGTCCCCAACATCCAGCATTAAGAATAAGAATGCTGCTTTGGGATGGAAATGAAAGGAATTCCATATTCTCTCGTTTTTTCTTTCCACATAGTTGCCTGTATCATCTCATAGGTAGTTTACTTCTCATTTATGTTGTCCACCCTGCTCAAACCATGCAGCTCATTGATATCAGAGGAGTTTATTAAAAGGTAAAATCCATTTCCTTACCATTTACCAACTGCCAGGATCCCAGGTAGTTTTCTCCAGACAGTCCATCAGGCTGATTAGGAGGAAATGTCTGGAAATCAAATCTGGAACCATCGGTCCACACAAAGTTTCCCTCCTGAGGAAAGATCCGAAATGtgttcttgtgtgtcttcaagttcttATTTGTGACCATCAAGCCCTGTCATGGGtaatcttggcagaatttgttcaaaggggggtctgcccttgccttcttctgaggatgagggagtgtgacttgcctaaggttaaccaatgggtttccatggtggagcagggaattgaaccccGGTCTGTAATGCTAGTCCTTTCACTAACAATCCACTATTGGCAAAGGAAAATTAAATTCTACACCTAAGGTTATAATGAAGCATATTTaatttgaaagttaaaaaaaggatgaatggaagaagaaaaacagactGTAACAACCATTTTAAAACTGAATTGATTATATTTTAGCATGGCTTGCCATATATATAAACTCTCTTCTTCAACTGCAGTACAGAGTAATGTgactatttcatagaatcatagaatcatagtttcaTTGAAAACTCAGCAGTAAGTCACAATGAATTTGGCAAGACATATCTGACTCCTGAAAACACATGCAAAGCCTCAGCTGGTATCAGTTGAAATGTACAGAAACTACTGTTGATCCCAAAGTAGGAAGTTTTGAAAGCAGTTTCCCCTTATGCAATGTTTTTTGAGTAATGTTATCGAACAccacctacccccccccccccccccccaaaaataaaaaaggatcttGCCAAGAAGAATCCTCAAATTAATGTGGTCTAGATTCAATATCTGTGAGACAAGTGTTTTGTACAATGTTTCTCCTAACGTACACATTATTCTATACATTTTTGGCTGGGGAATCTGGCAAAGTGCCCATTTCATAGGTGTCTTACTTACTAACTAGTTTGGACAAGTAGTACTGGTTCACGATTACTGTAAATTAATTCACATGAAAATCTGGACTGAATATTTACTCCCCAATCATAGATAAGAGGACAAAACCTCATTTACTTGACCAGGTCTTGTGAACCTCGTAAGACAGAGATAGAATACGAATACCATAAAACTTTGTATACTATTTTTAAAGTTTAAGCTTTGGTCATTCTGGTAATTGCTTTGGTATAAGTATACCTTGAAAGTGTCATGGGCCCCGATCCAGTAAGCCTTTCCTTGGGTGTAATCCAGTGGCATTCCCATCAGGTGAAAAATAAAGTCATTTTCTTCTGTACTGTGAATGGAGGCGAGGTGGGCATGTATGCCATACTTCTGACAAGACATCTGGGGAGAATTCACAGAGAAACTGACCTTGGTGTTTATCCCCAAGAGCCCAGTGTCCATTTCACCATAATCATGGTAACTAGAATTTTCAGCATTATACAGTTTGGCAATGATACATATTAGAAAAAAGAGGACTTATTTTATTACTATAAAACCAGACCCAACACTAGATACAACTGAGAGGCACTGGGTGCCACTTGTTTGTACATCAAAAATAACTAGTCCCAGGATAGATTTTGCAAGTATAAAAGAGAGCAGGCTAGTTGCGTATGTATTTATCTTTGTGTTGGCCCATCAGGGTGAACATAGTAGGGCTTtgaaggtggtgggaccaagaggaagCCCTCTCCTCTAGATCTTAAGGTTCTGGAATGCTGGTCTAGGAAGACATGGTCcttcagatagtctggacctaagccatatagggctttataggtcatgaccaGCTTTTTGAAATGTGCCCAAAGACAAACCGGTCACCAGTGATATTGTTTTTGCAAGCAAATTGCATGCTCCCTTGT
Encoded here:
- the LOC100564696 gene encoding lectin, with the translated sequence MVSWAFLCVFLLTFIHGISSQTCLCASGFCEPGWVQYMDACYKNEKAPKNWNDAEMSCQKYGIHAHLASIHSTEENDFIFHLMGMPLDYTQGKAYWIGAHDTFKEGNFVWTDGSRFDFQTFPPNQPDGLSGENYLGSWQLVNGHVTWNDYVVSWKFPSVCKYYLRNGMCCASHAG